In the Planctomycetia bacterium genome, one interval contains:
- the metG gene encoding methionine--tRNA ligase, producing MPATSSRRILVTSALPYANGHIHLGHLVEYIQTDIFVRFQKLRGQRAVYLCADDTHGTAIMIRARAEGRSEQDLIAAMRAAHEADFAGFQIAFDHYGSTDSDANRRLCAEIWRRLRDRGLVVSRSVSQLYDAEAGVFLADRFVKGACPKCGAADQYGDACEQCNATYTPADLVDPRSTLSGTRPEIRSAEHLFVTLERMHGFLDHWTRHSAALDPPVANYLAGHFLGEPLRDWDVSRPAPYFGFEIPDAPGHYWYVWFDAPIGYLAATAEWCATRGESFDAWWARGAANEPPAEIHHFIGKDIVYFHTLFWPAVLEAAGLALPTRVRVHGFLTVNGAKMSKSRGTFLRARTYLDHLDPGMLRYYYAAKLSGGIDDIDLDLDDFAAKVNGDLVGKVVNLASRTARWLEGTGLADRYPDDGGLFALAAADGAAIAAAYEACDTARAMRLVMAAADRANAYVDTEQPWKLAKAGPDAAGRLRDVASVALNLFRQIAVYLAPVLPAFAEQVGTLVGGPIRSWDESQAPLTAAPVASFQPLMRRVEPAQISALLAAERQQADERTAHQGAAQMEQPTPAASTGGMTNSDAALVAEPLAAQCTIDDFAKIDLRVARIVAAEEVPEAKKLLRLTVSLGGENRRTVFAGIKGFHEPAALVGRLVVIVANLAPRQMKFGLSEGMVVAASGAGGPGVYLLSPDSGAVPGMRLH from the coding sequence ATGCCTGCCACATCCTCCCGCCGCATCCTCGTCACGTCGGCGCTCCCCTACGCCAACGGCCACATTCATCTCGGGCACCTCGTCGAGTACATCCAGACCGACATCTTCGTGCGCTTCCAGAAGCTTCGCGGCCAGCGGGCTGTCTATCTCTGCGCCGACGACACGCACGGCACGGCGATCATGATCCGGGCCCGCGCCGAGGGACGCAGCGAGCAGGACCTGATCGCCGCCATGCGGGCGGCCCACGAGGCCGACTTCGCCGGATTCCAGATCGCCTTCGACCACTACGGCTCGACCGACAGCGACGCCAACCGCCGGCTGTGCGCCGAGATCTGGCGGCGGCTCCGCGACCGCGGCCTCGTCGTCTCGCGGTCCGTCAGCCAGCTCTACGACGCCGAGGCCGGCGTGTTTCTCGCCGACCGGTTCGTGAAGGGCGCCTGCCCGAAGTGCGGGGCGGCCGACCAGTACGGCGACGCCTGCGAGCAGTGCAACGCCACCTACACGCCGGCCGACCTCGTCGATCCGCGGAGCACGCTCTCCGGCACCCGGCCCGAGATTCGGTCGGCCGAGCACCTGTTCGTGACGCTCGAGCGGATGCACGGCTTTCTCGACCACTGGACGCGGCACTCGGCCGCCCTCGACCCGCCCGTCGCCAACTACCTCGCCGGCCACTTCCTCGGCGAGCCGCTCCGCGACTGGGACGTGTCGCGGCCCGCCCCGTACTTCGGCTTCGAGATCCCCGACGCGCCGGGCCACTACTGGTACGTCTGGTTCGACGCCCCGATCGGCTACCTTGCGGCCACGGCCGAGTGGTGTGCAACCCGCGGCGAGTCGTTCGACGCCTGGTGGGCCCGCGGCGCTGCGAACGAACCCCCGGCCGAGATCCACCACTTCATCGGCAAGGACATCGTCTACTTCCACACGCTGTTCTGGCCCGCGGTTCTCGAGGCTGCGGGCCTGGCACTGCCGACCCGGGTCCGCGTGCATGGCTTCCTGACGGTCAACGGCGCCAAGATGTCGAAGAGCCGGGGCACGTTCCTCCGCGCTCGCACCTACCTCGACCACCTCGACCCGGGCATGCTGCGGTACTACTACGCGGCCAAGCTCTCCGGCGGCATCGACGACATCGACCTCGATCTCGACGACTTCGCCGCCAAGGTGAACGGCGACCTCGTCGGCAAGGTGGTGAACCTCGCCAGCCGCACGGCCCGCTGGCTGGAGGGGACCGGCCTCGCCGACCGCTATCCGGACGACGGCGGCCTGTTCGCCCTCGCCGCGGCCGACGGCGCGGCGATCGCCGCCGCCTACGAGGCCTGCGACACGGCCCGGGCGATGCGGCTGGTGATGGCGGCAGCCGACCGGGCCAACGCGTACGTCGATACGGAGCAGCCCTGGAAGCTCGCCAAGGCCGGGCCCGACGCCGCGGGCAGGCTGCGCGACGTGGCCAGCGTGGCCCTCAACCTGTTCCGGCAGATCGCCGTCTACCTGGCGCCGGTGCTGCCGGCCTTCGCCGAGCAGGTCGGAACTCTCGTCGGCGGTCCGATCCGCTCCTGGGACGAGTCGCAGGCGCCGCTCACGGCCGCCCCGGTGGCGTCCTTCCAGCCTCTCATGCGGCGGGTCGAGCCCGCCCAGATCTCGGCGCTGCTGGCCGCGGAACGGCAGCAGGCGGATGAACGAACCGCACACCAAGGAGCAGCACAGATGGAACAGCCCACCCCCGCGGCCTCGACCGGCGGCATGACCAACAGCGACGCGGCCCTCGTCGCCGAGCCGCTCGCGGCCCAGTGCACGATCGACGACTTCGCGAAGATCGACCTCCGGGTGGCGCGGATCGTCGCCGCCGAGGAGGTGCCGGAGGCCAAGAAGCTCCTCAGGCTCACGGTCAGCCTCGGCGGCGAGAACCGGCGGACGGTGTTCGCCGGTATCAAGGGATTCCACGAGCCAGCGGCCTTGGTCGGCAGGCTGGTGGTGATCGTCGCCAACCTCGCCCCCCGGCAGATGAAGTTCGGCCTCAGCGAGGGGATGGTCGTGGCCGCCAGCGGGGCCGGCGGCCCAGGTGTCTACCTGCTGTCCCCCGACTCCGGCGCCGTGCCCGGCATGCGGCTCCACTGA
- the trx gene encoding thioredoxin: MPSVRLCTGLVILLLAAWAGPAAASPAAGNPAAQAAAGEALLLDFTAPWCTHCRQMEPLLRDVAAAGWPVRRVDCDRELDLVRRFGVSAVPCYVLVVKGHEVGRIDGATTQGELEKLLARAAAPLGGVAVAPATRTPGLMPGMPVPTAASSAPLSIEPPARANTPAAALATAPAPAVADAGPQRTLAVPVSQRQGAAPTAVPTPTAATAAATAAATLPAGSHGAMDRRLLAATARLRVDDGKGISRGTGTVIDCRQGEALILTCGHIFRDSQGKGRIEVDLFAPGGQRGVKGELISWDLQRDLALVSVFTDRPIDAVRVGGGDQRPAPGDAVISVGCDGGADPTVQHSRVNAIDRYLGPANVEVAGQPVQGRSGGGLFAADGTLIGVCSAADKEYDEGIFTALTAVHEQLDAAGLADVYRHVYPGADAPAVALPTMPAEMQTASFERRPRDEAVPTAATGPASRPEPPVGAELSPGERALVDQVRRHQGRAEVICIIRPQGGGQTDSEVYVLKDTGPGFVERLSEAHRMPARQDTAAGRQVGESSRPDLARLPAATTLR; encoded by the coding sequence ATGCCCTCAGTCAGACTCTGCACCGGCCTCGTGATCCTCCTTCTCGCCGCGTGGGCCGGTCCTGCCGCGGCCAGCCCTGCCGCCGGCAATCCGGCCGCTCAGGCCGCAGCCGGCGAGGCCCTGCTCCTCGACTTCACCGCCCCGTGGTGCACCCATTGCCGGCAGATGGAGCCGCTGCTTCGCGACGTGGCGGCGGCCGGCTGGCCGGTGCGCCGCGTCGACTGCGACCGTGAGCTCGACCTCGTCCGCCGCTTCGGCGTCTCGGCCGTCCCCTGCTACGTGCTCGTCGTCAAGGGGCACGAGGTGGGCCGGATCGACGGGGCCACGACCCAGGGGGAACTCGAAAAACTGCTGGCCCGCGCCGCGGCCCCCCTCGGTGGCGTCGCCGTCGCTCCCGCCACGCGCACGCCGGGGCTGATGCCCGGCATGCCAGTGCCCACGGCGGCCTCATCGGCGCCACTGTCAATCGAGCCGCCGGCGCGGGCGAATACGCCGGCCGCAGCCCTGGCCACCGCCCCGGCGCCGGCTGTCGCGGACGCCGGTCCGCAGCGGACGCTGGCGGTTCCGGTCAGTCAGCGGCAGGGTGCGGCCCCGACCGCCGTGCCGACCCCGACCGCCGCGACCGCCGCCGCGACCGCCGCCGCGACGCTACCCGCCGGCTCGCACGGCGCGATGGACCGCCGGTTGCTGGCCGCAACCGCCCGGCTGCGGGTTGACGACGGCAAGGGAATCTCCCGCGGCACGGGGACGGTGATCGACTGCCGCCAGGGGGAAGCCCTGATCCTGACCTGCGGCCACATCTTCCGCGACTCGCAGGGCAAGGGACGGATCGAAGTCGACCTGTTCGCGCCCGGTGGCCAGCGGGGCGTGAAGGGGGAGCTCATCTCCTGGGATCTGCAACGCGACCTGGCGCTGGTCAGCGTGTTCACCGATCGGCCGATCGATGCGGTGCGGGTCGGCGGCGGTGATCAGCGGCCGGCGCCGGGCGATGCCGTGATCTCCGTCGGCTGTGACGGCGGCGCCGATCCGACCGTCCAGCACAGCCGCGTGAACGCGATCGATCGGTATCTCGGCCCGGCGAACGTCGAGGTGGCGGGGCAGCCCGTCCAGGGCCGTAGCGGCGGCGGCCTGTTCGCCGCAGACGGCACGCTGATCGGCGTCTGCAGCGCGGCGGACAAAGAATACGACGAGGGCATCTTCACGGCCTTGACCGCCGTGCACGAGCAGCTCGACGCCGCCGGCCTGGCCGACGTCTACCGGCACGTCTATCCCGGCGCCGACGCCCCCGCCGTGGCCCTGCCGACCATGCCCGCGGAGATGCAGACAGCGTCGTTCGAACGCCGGCCGCGCGACGAGGCCGTGCCTACTGCAGCGACCGGTCCGGCGTCCCGGCCCGAGCCCCCGGTCGGCGCGGAGCTCTCCCCCGGCGAGCGTGCGCTCGTCGACCAGGTCCGTCGCCATCAGGGCCGGGCCGAGGTGATCTGTATCATCCGCCCCCAGGGCGGCGGACAGACCGACAGCGAGGTCTATGTGCTCAAGGACACGGGCCCCGGATTCGTCGAGCGGCTGTCGGAGGCGCACCGGATGCCGGCCCGGCAAGATACCGCTGCGGGCCGACAGGTCGGCGAGTCGTCCCGGCCCGACCTGGCCCGGCTCCCCGCCGCCACCACGCTGCGGTAG
- a CDS encoding phosphoglycerate mutase — translation MLQYLVRHGRSVSNQEGRVQGRADVPLSPAGRRQAAAMADWARGLPRVDEVWSSPLLRARDTACQIAAALGLAVRIADDLAELDAGIFQGHLWSELEARFPDAVARWRSGDAEFAIPGGESRAQLAARGRSAIESLAGRAAGVIVVVAHGGILTAALGSLLGRTHPLLAAAAERPFTQLPALANCSVSTLRWPGPDLLSFNDTDHLSGMDDDAESGPAL, via the coding sequence ATGCTCCAGTATCTCGTCCGTCACGGCCGCAGCGTGTCCAACCAGGAAGGCCGGGTCCAGGGCCGCGCCGACGTTCCGCTCAGTCCAGCCGGACGGCGGCAGGCCGCGGCGATGGCCGACTGGGCCCGCGGCCTGCCGAGGGTGGACGAGGTCTGGTCGAGTCCGCTCCTCCGCGCCCGCGACACGGCCTGCCAGATCGCCGCCGCGCTCGGCCTCGCGGTGCGGATCGCCGACGACCTCGCCGAACTGGATGCGGGAATCTTCCAGGGGCACCTGTGGTCGGAACTCGAGGCCCGCTTCCCCGACGCGGTGGCCCGCTGGCGGTCCGGCGACGCCGAGTTCGCGATTCCTGGAGGCGAATCGCGGGCCCAACTCGCGGCCCGCGGCCGGTCGGCGATCGAGTCGCTGGCGGGTCGCGCGGCCGGCGTGATCGTCGTCGTGGCGCACGGCGGCATCCTCACCGCGGCGCTCGGCAGCCTGCTCGGCCGCACGCATCCGCTGCTCGCCGCCGCGGCCGAGCGGCCGTTCACCCAGCTCCCGGCGCTGGCCAACTGCTCGGTGTCGACGCTCCGCTGGCCGGGGCCGGACCTGCTGTCGTTCAACGATACCGATCACCTGTCCGGCATGGACGACGACGCCGAGAGCGGCCCAGCGCTGTAG